From the Chloroflexia bacterium SDU3-3 genome, one window contains:
- a CDS encoding purine-binding chemotaxis protein CheW codes for MSEYILCELAGATYAIPSIAVRYVEMIEQITPVPNAPPAVEGIVLSRGQVIPALSLRARFGFAPQPHTLRTRLVVVASGERVVGLIVDTAREFARIDAAAISPPPAAISGLSGSYLEGVATLGQRLALLLRLDEVLKITDSLAPDAGPDEGERDHGILQPTEER; via the coding sequence ATGAGCGAGTATATTCTCTGCGAGCTGGCCGGGGCAACCTACGCCATCCCCAGCATCGCCGTGCGCTATGTCGAGATGATCGAGCAGATCACGCCGGTGCCCAACGCCCCCCCGGCGGTGGAGGGCATCGTGCTCTCGCGCGGGCAGGTCATCCCCGCCCTGAGCCTGCGCGCGCGCTTCGGCTTCGCGCCACAGCCGCACACGTTGCGCACCCGGCTTGTGGTGGTGGCCAGCGGCGAGCGGGTGGTGGGCCTGATCGTGGATACCGCCCGCGAGTTCGCCCGTATCGACGCTGCCGCGATTAGCCCGCCGCCTGCGGCTATCAGCGGGCTGAGCGGCAGCTACCTGGAGGGTGTGGCCACGCTTGGACAGCGGCTGGCGCTGCTGCTCCGGCTCGACGAGGTGCTGAAGATAACCGATTCGCTAGCCCCAGATGCTGGCCCCGATGAAGGAGAGCGCGACCATGGCATTCTTCAACCGACCGAAGAGCGATAG
- a CDS encoding PAS domain-containing protein yields the protein MTMSIDRHADTIPPWFQDLTGQGIVVADLALRIRSWSRWMEMHSGHRAADVLGQDLRTLYPDLQARNLVRYFELALGGQTTVLSQRLHRYLFPMPSSDPAFPHMQQSARIGPLIRDGAVAGVVVVIDDVSERVSHEQDLQRLLENEQAARASAEASQRQLSLIAEVSALLANTLDVTAVLPQVARMLLPLLGDLCVIELLGEDGAVRRAVMAHIDPAKDAVLQELGRRYPAGQSARRPALAALRTRRAEVVADVSAAPGYAEGLDAPRRELIEALGTRSVLATPLLARERTIGVLTLCSAALDRYHEADGQLAEDVARRIALAIDSWQLYNQAQEALRSRDTALAIAEAERAKLQRLFAQAPAAIAVLQGPRHEVSFANLYYRRIFGEREYIGRALADVVPELAVQGAIDLLDQVYRSGEPHMGDEAPLLIDRCGDGVLEQHFFTFVYQPTLDPAGAIEGVLIHMIDVTEQVSAQRERERLAALVREQGEHLRVTLSSIADAVIVTDLNGMLTFINQVAEQLTGWGHAEVLGRPVEDVLALIEEGSGALAENPIRRVLSSHGPIAQAASALLVPRSGAALPIESSAAPIRDDADRTIGVVLVFRDTSARRRAELERADLLERTEAAVRMRDVFFSVAAHELKTPLTSLMGNIQLIQRRAARDMALPERELHNLGVAVSQARRLRQMIDALLDVTRIESGQLSLAQAPLALGALLQQIVGEIQPTLRAHTLLLELPDAPLMVHGDALRLEQVFQNLVQNAVKYSPAGGPIRISAAARAGRAVVSVADQGIGIPSASMPMLFQRFHRAANVTGSYNISGMGIGLFVVKEIVSLHGGDVAVESEENRGSTFTVTLPLLPLGNA from the coding sequence ATGACGATGTCGATTGATAGGCATGCCGATACGATCCCGCCCTGGTTTCAGGATCTGACCGGCCAGGGCATTGTGGTGGCCGATCTCGCCCTGCGCATCCGCAGCTGGAGCCGCTGGATGGAGATGCACAGCGGCCACCGCGCTGCCGATGTGCTTGGGCAGGATCTGCGCACGCTCTACCCCGATCTGCAGGCCCGCAACCTGGTGCGCTACTTCGAGCTGGCCCTAGGCGGCCAGACCACGGTGCTCTCGCAGCGCCTGCACCGCTACCTCTTCCCCATGCCCTCGTCCGACCCCGCGTTCCCACACATGCAGCAGAGCGCCCGCATCGGCCCGCTGATCCGCGATGGCGCGGTGGCGGGCGTGGTGGTGGTGATCGATGATGTCTCTGAGCGCGTCAGCCACGAGCAGGATCTTCAGCGCCTGCTGGAAAATGAGCAGGCCGCCCGCGCCAGCGCCGAGGCCTCGCAGCGCCAGCTCTCGCTGATCGCCGAGGTGAGCGCGCTGCTGGCCAACACGCTGGATGTCACCGCCGTGCTGCCGCAGGTTGCCCGCATGCTGCTGCCGCTGCTGGGCGACCTGTGCGTGATCGAGCTGCTGGGCGAGGATGGGGCCGTGCGCCGCGCGGTGATGGCCCATATCGACCCTGCGAAGGATGCGGTTCTCCAGGAGCTGGGGCGGCGCTACCCGGCGGGCCAGTCGGCGCGGCGGCCCGCGCTGGCCGCCCTGCGCACCCGCCGCGCCGAGGTGGTGGCCGATGTATCTGCCGCACCAGGCTACGCCGAGGGCCTGGATGCGCCGCGCCGCGAGCTGATCGAGGCGCTCGGCACGCGTTCGGTGCTGGCCACGCCGCTGCTGGCCCGCGAGCGTACCATCGGCGTGCTCACGCTGTGCTCGGCGGCGCTGGACCGCTACCACGAGGCCGATGGGCAGCTGGCCGAGGATGTGGCGCGTCGCATCGCGCTGGCTATCGACAGCTGGCAGCTCTACAACCAGGCCCAGGAGGCCCTGCGCTCGCGCGATACCGCGCTGGCGATCGCCGAGGCCGAGCGCGCCAAGCTCCAGCGGCTGTTTGCGCAGGCTCCGGCGGCCATCGCGGTGCTCCAAGGCCCCCGCCACGAGGTCTCGTTCGCCAACCTCTACTACCGCCGGATCTTCGGCGAGCGCGAGTACATCGGGCGCGCCCTGGCCGATGTGGTGCCCGAGCTGGCGGTGCAGGGCGCGATCGATCTGCTCGATCAGGTCTACCGCTCCGGCGAGCCGCATATGGGCGATGAGGCCCCACTGCTGATCGACCGCTGCGGCGACGGCGTGCTGGAGCAGCATTTCTTCACCTTCGTGTACCAGCCCACGCTCGACCCGGCGGGGGCGATCGAGGGCGTGCTGATCCACATGATCGATGTGACCGAGCAGGTGAGCGCCCAGCGCGAGCGCGAGCGGCTGGCCGCCCTGGTGCGCGAGCAGGGCGAGCACCTGCGCGTGACGCTCTCCAGCATTGCCGACGCGGTGATCGTGACCGACCTTAACGGTATGCTGACCTTCATCAATCAGGTGGCCGAGCAGCTGACCGGCTGGGGCCACGCGGAGGTGCTCGGGCGCCCGGTCGAGGATGTGCTGGCGCTGATCGAGGAGGGCAGCGGCGCGCTGGCCGAGAACCCCATCCGCCGCGTGCTCTCCAGCCACGGGCCGATCGCGCAGGCCGCATCTGCGCTGCTGGTGCCGCGCTCGGGCGCCGCGCTGCCGATCGAGTCTAGCGCCGCGCCTATCCGGGATGATGCCGACCGCACCATCGGCGTGGTGCTGGTGTTCCGCGATACCAGCGCCCGCCGCCGGGCCGAGCTGGAGCGCGCCGACCTGCTGGAGCGCACCGAGGCCGCCGTGCGCATGCGCGACGTGTTCTTCTCGGTCGCCGCGCACGAGCTGAAGACGCCGCTGACCTCGCTGATGGGTAACATCCAGCTGATCCAGCGCCGCGCCGCGCGCGACATGGCCCTGCCCGAGCGCGAGCTGCACAACCTGGGCGTGGCGGTCAGCCAGGCGCGTCGGCTGCGCCAGATGATCGATGCGCTGCTGGATGTCACCCGGATCGAGTCGGGCCAGCTGAGCCTGGCGCAGGCACCGCTGGCGCTCGGCGCGCTGCTGCAGCAGATCGTCGGCGAGATCCAGCCGACCCTGCGCGCCCACACGCTGCTGCTGGAGCTGCCCGACGCGCCGCTGATGGTGCATGGCGATGCGCTCCGGCTGGAGCAGGTGTTTCAGAATCTGGTGCAGAACGCCGTGAAGTACAGCCCCGCTGGCGGGCCGATCCGCATCAGCGCCGCCGCGCGCGCGGGCAGGGCGGTGGTGTCGGTCGCCGATCAGGGCATCGGCATCCCCAGCGCGTCGATGCCCATGCTGTTTCAGCGCTTCCACCGCGCCGCCAACGTCACCGGCAGCTACAATATTAGCGGTATGGGCATCGGGCTGTTTGTGGTGAAGGAGATTGTCTCGCTGCACGGGGGGGATGTGGCGGTGGAGAGCGAGGAGAACCGGGGCAGCACGTTCACCGTTACGCTGCCCCTTCTCCCCTTGGGAAACGCCTAG
- the cheB gene encoding chemotaxis-specific protein-glutamate methyltransferase CheB translates to MDRPIRVLVVDDSAYMRKMLRQMLSRSVGIEVVGAAHDGAEALELVVRLQPDVVTTDLMMPVMDGVAFVRAQMARAPLPIVLVSIADEQSQSALAALDAGAVDIVQKPTALASERLLEIGEALVGSVQRAAQIRFAKRVGDAPAAYDQGSQRAAQRPLNALDIIVIGISTGGPQGLKQVIPDLPPSFPLPIVIVLHMPVGYTSLYARSLGVISHLAVREAADEMPVLPGAVLVAPAGQHIRLRRGPGGVRAHLSDQPSDSLHRPSVDVLFQSAAEIYGEHALGIVMTGMGSDGLSGAAWIKARGGVVWTEAEETCVVYGMPRAVVEAGLSDRSIPLGELSQALKELC, encoded by the coding sequence ATGGATCGCCCAATCCGTGTGCTCGTGGTGGATGACTCGGCCTACATGCGCAAGATGCTTCGGCAGATGCTCTCGCGCAGCGTCGGGATCGAGGTGGTGGGGGCCGCGCACGATGGGGCCGAGGCGCTGGAGCTGGTCGTGCGGCTCCAGCCCGATGTGGTGACAACCGACCTGATGATGCCGGTGATGGACGGGGTGGCCTTTGTGCGCGCCCAGATGGCCCGCGCGCCGCTGCCGATCGTGCTGGTGAGCATCGCCGATGAGCAGAGCCAGAGCGCCCTGGCCGCGCTAGATGCGGGCGCGGTTGATATCGTGCAGAAACCGACGGCGCTGGCCAGCGAGCGCCTGCTTGAGATCGGCGAGGCGCTGGTGGGGAGCGTCCAGCGCGCCGCGCAGATTCGCTTTGCCAAGCGCGTGGGCGATGCGCCCGCAGCCTACGATCAGGGCTCGCAGCGTGCCGCCCAGCGCCCATTGAACGCGCTTGATATAATTGTGATCGGCATCTCTACTGGCGGGCCGCAAGGGCTGAAGCAGGTGATCCCAGATCTCCCCCCCTCCTTCCCGCTGCCGATCGTGATCGTGCTCCACATGCCTGTCGGCTACACGAGCCTCTACGCCCGCTCGCTCGGTGTGATCTCGCACCTGGCCGTGCGCGAGGCCGCCGACGAGATGCCCGTGCTCCCCGGCGCGGTGCTTGTGGCACCGGCTGGCCAGCACATCCGCCTGCGGCGCGGCCCCGGCGGGGTGCGCGCCCACCTGAGCGACCAGCCGAGCGACTCGCTGCATCGGCCCTCGGTCGATGTGCTGTTTCAATCGGCCGCCGAGATCTACGGCGAGCACGCGCTGGGCATTGTGATGACCGGGATGGGCAGCGATGGCCTGAGCGGGGCCGCCTGGATCAAGGCGCGCGGCGGGGTGGTGTGGACCGAGGCCGAGGAGACCTGTGTGGTGTATGGCATGCCGCGGGCGGTGGTGGAGGCTGGGCTGAGCGACCGCAGCATTCCGCTGGGCGAGCTGTCCCAGGCGCTGAAGGAGTTGTGCTGA
- a CDS encoding chemotaxis protein CheC: MELTEQQHDALTEVLNIATARTAAALSDLTGQRVVLDVPQISIHPLGDLPQVLSRFIEGDIATVHQIFNGSVAGDALLLLGHDAAVQLVDMMTEDHARSQRLNESAREVLTEVGNILLNACLGVFGDLLQVHVSFSVPRLHLNDLNRMMRSVVIGREELQYGMVVHTTFRLHASAVSGYLVVILSVSSLDRLIDAIEQFG, translated from the coding sequence ATGGAACTAACCGAGCAGCAGCACGATGCCCTCACCGAGGTGCTCAATATCGCTACGGCCCGCACCGCCGCCGCCCTGTCCGACCTTACCGGACAGCGTGTTGTGCTGGATGTCCCACAGATCAGCATCCACCCGCTTGGCGATCTGCCCCAGGTGCTCAGCCGCTTCATCGAGGGCGATATCGCCACCGTCCACCAGATCTTCAACGGCTCGGTCGCGGGCGATGCCCTGCTGCTGCTTGGCCACGATGCGGCGGTGCAGCTGGTGGACATGATGACCGAGGACCACGCCCGCTCCCAGCGCCTCAACGAGTCGGCCCGCGAGGTGCTAACCGAGGTGGGCAATATTCTGCTGAACGCCTGCCTGGGCGTCTTCGGCGATCTGCTGCAGGTTCACGTTTCCTTCTCTGTCCCCCGGCTGCACCTGAACGACCTGAACCGCATGATGCGCTCGGTGGTGATCGGCCGCGAGGAGCTGCAGTATGGCATGGTGGTGCATACCACCTTCCGCCTGCACGCCAGCGCGGTGAGCGGCTACCTGGTGGTGATCCTCAGCGTCTCGTCGCTTGATCGCCTGATCGACGCGATTGAGCAGTTTGGCTAG
- a CDS encoding methyl-accepting chemotaxis protein → MLAPMKESATMAFFNRPKSDRRGALARERAAQLERQARAILRVAEAADADVAALGGALGQAEQGSTAITAALRETAGQASSVATSSEQMASAVNQISVSIEELTSSTTSLAGSVEQSATSIEETSASIQQVAGMAQEMAESSAQTTDAIRQVSIAIKAVNGESEVLASSVNETAALIEEVSSSIIGVASSANELSATASETASSISEMATSIEEVSTITENLSGSIEQVATSIEEISRSVQGVAQNAEQITSAATDAATAATQLDRSIHAVANLAHQADTLSRRSARDAETGGAAVERSIQGFGRMRDSITLSATTMREMGRRAQEISGIVDTINLLAERTNLLSLNASIEAARAGDAGRGFAVIAEEIRNLADRSARATADIATIIKALQDSVQEAITTSSDGMRIAEDASHQAEEASQGLRQILSGIEENTQIVAQIARATEEQMSAGQSVAAAVNTTAAQSRQVAKAVVEQAQATQSLAQSAAQMRLISHQVVQAMVEQRTAARSITLAAQNTTNIATQIRSSTDEQVRGTHQMLQSIEAMRGSASSTAHALAEHASASEQITREAERLALLTKNVSSALDEQSRAAVDITSAVDNIRTRSVQIARSLSEQSRAMAEIRAVARDTAAQLKGIVDANQARASATAALATALEQARTLAQRQSLGFSQTRQAALILLKQSEILETDGSTG, encoded by the coding sequence ATGCTGGCCCCGATGAAGGAGAGCGCGACCATGGCATTCTTCAACCGACCGAAGAGCGATAGGCGCGGCGCGCTGGCCCGCGAGCGTGCCGCCCAGCTTGAGCGTCAGGCGCGCGCCATCCTGCGCGTGGCTGAGGCCGCCGATGCCGACGTCGCCGCGCTGGGCGGGGCGCTGGGGCAGGCCGAGCAGGGCAGCACCGCAATCACGGCGGCGCTGCGCGAGACGGCAGGCCAGGCCTCATCTGTGGCCACCTCATCCGAGCAGATGGCCTCGGCGGTGAACCAGATCTCGGTGTCGATCGAGGAGCTTACCTCCAGCACCACCAGCCTGGCCGGATCGGTCGAGCAGTCGGCCACCTCGATCGAGGAGACGAGCGCATCCATCCAGCAGGTGGCCGGGATGGCCCAGGAGATGGCCGAGTCGTCGGCGCAGACCACCGACGCGATCCGGCAGGTGAGCATTGCGATCAAGGCGGTGAACGGCGAGTCGGAGGTGCTGGCCTCGTCGGTGAATGAGACGGCGGCCCTGATCGAGGAGGTGTCGTCGTCGATCATCGGCGTGGCTTCTAGCGCGAACGAGCTGAGCGCCACCGCCAGCGAGACGGCGTCCTCGATCAGCGAGATGGCCACCTCGATCGAGGAGGTCAGCACGATCACCGAGAACCTCTCGGGGTCAATCGAGCAGGTCGCGACATCGATCGAGGAGATCTCGCGCTCGGTACAGGGTGTGGCCCAGAACGCCGAGCAGATCACCAGCGCCGCGACCGATGCGGCCACCGCCGCCACGCAGCTGGATCGCTCGATCCACGCTGTGGCCAACCTGGCGCACCAGGCCGATACGCTGAGCCGCCGCAGCGCGCGCGACGCCGAGACTGGCGGCGCAGCGGTGGAGCGCTCCATCCAGGGCTTCGGGCGCATGCGCGACTCGATCACGCTTTCGGCCACCACCATGCGCGAGATGGGCAGGCGCGCCCAGGAGATCAGCGGGATCGTCGATACGATCAACCTGCTGGCCGAGCGCACCAACCTGCTGTCGCTGAATGCATCGATTGAGGCGGCCCGCGCGGGCGATGCCGGGCGGGGCTTCGCCGTGATCGCCGAGGAGATCCGCAACCTGGCCGATCGATCGGCCCGCGCCACCGCTGACATCGCCACGATCATCAAGGCGCTCCAAGATTCGGTCCAGGAGGCGATTACGACATCCTCCGATGGCATGCGGATCGCCGAGGACGCCAGCCACCAGGCCGAGGAGGCATCGCAGGGGCTGCGGCAGATCCTAAGCGGGATTGAGGAGAACACCCAGATCGTGGCGCAGATCGCGCGCGCCACCGAGGAGCAGATGAGCGCGGGGCAGAGTGTGGCGGCGGCGGTCAACACCACGGCGGCGCAGTCGCGCCAGGTGGCGAAGGCGGTGGTGGAGCAGGCCCAGGCCACGCAGTCGCTGGCGCAGAGCGCCGCGCAGATGCGGCTGATCTCGCATCAGGTGGTGCAGGCCATGGTCGAGCAGCGCACGGCGGCGCGCAGCATCACGCTTGCGGCGCAGAATACCACTAATATCGCCACGCAGATCCGCAGCTCTACCGATGAGCAGGTGCGCGGCACCCACCAGATGCTCCAGTCGATTGAGGCGATGCGTGGCAGCGCCAGCTCCACCGCGCATGCGCTGGCCGAGCACGCCAGCGCCAGCGAGCAGATCACGCGCGAGGCCGAGCGGCTCGCACTGCTCACCAAGAATGTTAGCAGCGCGCTGGATGAGCAGTCGCGGGCGGCAGTAGACATAACTTCGGCGGTCGACAACATCCGAACGCGCTCGGTGCAGATCGCCCGCTCGCTCTCCGAGCAGTCGCGGGCCATGGCCGAGATCCGGGCGGTGGCGCGGGACACCGCTGCGCAGCTGAAGGGTATTGTGGATGCCAACCAGGCGCGCGCCTCGGCCACGGCGGCGCTGGCGACCGCGCTAGAGCAGGCCCGGACTCTGGCCCAGCGCCAGAGCCTCGGCTTCAGCCAGACCCGGCAGGCGGCACTGATCCTGCTGAAGCAGAGCGAGATTCTTGAGACGGATGGCAGCACAGGCTAG
- a CDS encoding HEAT repeat domain-containing protein: protein MTHLNEPAVSVSGMFTTDPSLAVLAWDVGMEQITGIPADAAQRQPLTALIPDLAARGILARFQDAATSGAASVLAPALHHYLIACPPRLPSRHFAHMQQRVSIGPLRDGDAIIGVLAVVEDVTERCDCERDLGSPDEPTRLRAAQWLAAHEAATSLLGGAIDDASWRVRHAAVDALAQRAGGDEVQRLVQVLVQHHRSFGALNSAIQILARTDEDAVAPLAALLRSEDADLRGYVALALGERGDVRAAPALEAALADPDVNVRYHAIEALGRLRAAHAVPALLAVAMERDFFLSFPAIDALAQIGDPAAAAQIVLLLDDDLLSAPAAQALAQIGGAEAIGPLAGALGTPAPPVPEIARALAAIGERIGTAALAARLRSALQPDGEQRLLDAFGRASVEDLRALAMVLGCVASAAGAAALAALLAREDVREAAIDALALVGAPAVGAVVAQLGDADLATCEAAIVTLGRIGSAEAVPALLGVLRDRPELTVAVAGALGRIGDQRAFEPLLGLLGHPDAPVRQAAVGALSSLGSPGMEGSIAPLLAAPDAATRESAAKIAGYFSFPSCVERLLALCGDPDEHVRRAAVESLPFLDDRRVLPTLLSMARSDDPSIRVAAIRALGHSESAAAEVALEAALADQEAWVRYYAARALARRGAGAQAALARLAESDPATHVRIAALDGLGALGGPVAERALLGAASSPEDDVAVAALAGLGRLASAEAAQALRLALSASQPARRAAAVAAAASGAPLLAALDDPDPRVRIAAIGAAQRRGDADALRRLPTLAQSDPDPDVRSAARAARQR from the coding sequence ATGACGCATCTGAATGAGCCCGCCGTATCGGTGAGCGGCATGTTTACCACCGACCCATCGCTGGCTGTGCTGGCGTGGGATGTCGGGATGGAGCAGATCACTGGCATCCCCGCCGACGCAGCGCAGCGGCAGCCCCTCACCGCGCTGATCCCCGACCTTGCGGCGCGCGGCATCCTGGCGCGGTTTCAGGATGCCGCCACATCTGGTGCGGCCAGCGTGCTGGCTCCAGCCCTGCACCACTACCTGATCGCATGCCCGCCGCGCCTGCCATCCCGCCACTTCGCCCACATGCAGCAGCGCGTATCCATCGGCCCGCTGCGCGACGGTGATGCGATCATCGGGGTGCTGGCAGTGGTGGAGGATGTGACCGAGCGGTGCGACTGCGAGCGCGACCTGGGCAGTCCGGACGAGCCGACCCGGCTGCGCGCGGCCCAGTGGCTGGCAGCGCACGAGGCCGCCACATCGCTGCTGGGCGGCGCGATCGACGACGCCAGCTGGCGGGTGCGCCACGCCGCCGTCGATGCCCTGGCCCAGCGCGCAGGTGGGGACGAGGTGCAGCGGCTGGTGCAGGTGCTGGTGCAGCACCACCGCAGCTTCGGCGCGCTCAACAGCGCCATCCAGATCCTGGCGCGCACCGACGAGGATGCCGTGGCCCCGCTGGCCGCGCTGCTGCGCTCGGAAGATGCCGACCTGCGCGGCTATGTGGCCCTGGCGCTCGGCGAGCGTGGCGATGTGCGGGCCGCGCCTGCGCTGGAGGCGGCCCTGGCCGACCCGGATGTGAATGTGCGCTACCACGCTATCGAGGCGCTCGGCAGGCTGCGCGCGGCCCACGCGGTCCCGGCGCTGCTGGCGGTGGCGATGGAGCGCGACTTCTTCCTCTCGTTTCCTGCGATCGACGCGCTGGCCCAGATCGGCGACCCGGCAGCTGCGGCACAGATCGTGCTCCTACTTGACGACGACCTGCTTTCTGCACCAGCCGCCCAGGCGCTGGCCCAGATCGGCGGGGCCGAGGCGATCGGCCCGCTGGCTGGGGCGCTCGGCACCCCCGCCCCACCTGTCCCTGAGATTGCCCGCGCGCTTGCCGCCATCGGCGAGCGGATCGGCACGGCAGCGCTGGCCGCGCGCCTGCGCTCGGCGCTCCAGCCTGATGGTGAGCAGCGCCTGCTGGATGCATTCGGCAGGGCGAGCGTAGAGGATCTTCGTGCGCTAGCCATGGTGCTGGGATGTGTTGCGAGCGCCGCAGGCGCGGCAGCGCTGGCCGCGCTGCTCGCGCGTGAGGATGTGCGCGAGGCGGCGATCGACGCGCTGGCCCTTGTGGGCGCGCCCGCAGTGGGCGCGGTGGTGGCGCAGCTAGGCGATGCCGACCTCGCCACCTGCGAGGCGGCGATCGTGACGCTCGGGCGGATCGGCAGCGCCGAGGCGGTGCCCGCGCTGCTGGGCGTGCTGCGCGATCGGCCCGAGCTTACTGTGGCGGTGGCGGGCGCGCTCGGGCGGATCGGCGACCAGCGGGCCTTCGAGCCGCTGCTGGGCCTGCTGGGCCACCCGGATGCGCCTGTACGCCAGGCGGCGGTCGGGGCGCTCAGCTCGCTGGGCAGCCCGGGCATGGAAGGCAGCATCGCGCCCCTGCTGGCCGCGCCGGATGCCGCCACACGCGAGTCGGCGGCGAAGATCGCGGGCTACTTCAGCTTTCCCTCGTGCGTGGAGCGCCTGCTGGCGCTGTGCGGCGACCCAGATGAGCACGTGCGCCGGGCGGCGGTGGAGAGCCTGCCCTTCCTCGATGATCGGCGCGTGCTGCCCACCCTGCTATCTATGGCCCGAAGCGACGACCCCAGCATCCGGGTCGCAGCCATCCGCGCCCTCGGCCATTCGGAGTCGGCTGCGGCGGAGGTGGCGCTGGAGGCGGCGCTGGCCGACCAAGAAGCCTGGGTTCGCTACTATGCGGCGCGCGCGCTGGCTAGGCGCGGCGCAGGCGCGCAGGCGGCGCTGGCCCGGCTGGCCGAGAGCGACCCCGCCACCCATGTGCGGATCGCCGCGCTGGATGGCCTGGGCGCGCTTGGCGGCCCGGTAGCCGAGCGCGCGCTGCTGGGCGCGGCTTCCAGCCCGGAGGATGACGTGGCGGTGGCCGCGCTGGCCGGGCTGGGGCGCCTGGCCAGCGCCGAAGCGGCTCAGGCGCTGCGCCTGGCCCTGAGCGCCAGCCAGCCCGCCCGCCGCGCCGCTGCGGTGGCCGCCGCTGCCTCGGGCGCGCCCCTGCTGGCCGCGCTGGATGACCCCGACCCGCGCGTGCGCATCGCCGCCATCGGCGCGGCCCAGCGGCGTGGCGATGCCGATGCCCTGCGTAGGCTGCCCACACTTGCGCAGTCCGATCCCGATCCCGATGTTCGCTCGGCGGCGCGCGCCGCACGACAGCGCTAG
- a CDS encoding protein-glutamate O-methyltransferase CheR, whose protein sequence is MHFYAETLGLSDSAFSILRDLIHERTGNYYDEAKRDLLASKLSGLVLERGFTSFLEYYYLLRYDPAGEQEWPRLLDALSVPETFFWREPAALEALAQHLVPAWAAQHSGPLRIWSAGCATGEEPISIAIALREAGWLGRIPIQILATDASARALDVARRGIYRERSFRSMPPQFRERYFTPAEDGWQPMPEIAQHIQWSLVNLVAEEQVARCAPAPIIFCRNVFLYFSPQAIRATVERFSEHMPQPAYLFLGVAESILRLTTRFQLQEIGGAFVYVKQ, encoded by the coding sequence ATGCACTTCTATGCCGAAACCCTAGGTCTCTCCGACAGCGCCTTTAGCATCCTGCGCGATCTGATCCACGAGCGGACAGGAAACTACTATGATGAAGCCAAGCGCGATCTGCTGGCCAGCAAGCTCTCGGGGCTGGTGCTGGAGCGGGGCTTCACATCCTTCCTTGAATACTACTACCTGCTGCGGTATGATCCTGCTGGTGAGCAGGAGTGGCCGCGCCTGCTCGATGCGCTCTCGGTGCCCGAGACCTTCTTCTGGCGCGAGCCGGCGGCGCTGGAGGCGCTGGCCCAGCACCTGGTGCCGGCCTGGGCGGCGCAGCACAGCGGCCCGCTGCGCATCTGGAGCGCGGGGTGCGCCACCGGCGAGGAGCCGATCTCGATCGCCATCGCGCTGCGCGAGGCGGGCTGGCTCGGGCGTATCCCCATCCAGATCCTGGCCACCGACGCGAGCGCTAGGGCGCTGGATGTGGCGCGGCGCGGGATCTACCGCGAGCGCTCGTTCCGCAGCATGCCGCCGCAGTTTCGCGAGCGCTACTTCACGCCAGCCGAGGATGGCTGGCAGCCCATGCCCGAGATAGCGCAGCACATCCAGTGGTCGCTTGTGAACCTCGTCGCGGAGGAGCAGGTGGCGCGGTGCGCACCCGCGCCGATTATCTTCTGTCGCAATGTCTTCCTCTACTTCTCGCCCCAGGCGATCCGCGCTACGGTCGAGCGGTTCAGCGAGCACATGCCGCAGCCAGCATATCTTTTTCTTGGCGTGGCTGAATCGATACTTCGCCTGACGACGCGCTTTCAACTCCAGGAGATCGGCGGCGCGTTCGTCTACGTGAAACAGTAG
- a CDS encoding response regulator, with the protein MAKILIVDDSTMSRRMLRRFLEADGHQIIEADDGLVAIERYMLEHPDLVTLDMTMRGMHGLDVLAQLRALDPAARVLVATADIQRSTRDMVHAAGGSGFLSKPFEEERVRRAVAQILTGGRAWN; encoded by the coding sequence ATGGCGAAGATCTTGATTGTGGATGACTCGACGATGTCCCGGCGCATGCTCCGCCGCTTTCTTGAGGCGGATGGGCACCAGATCATCGAGGCGGATGATGGCCTGGTGGCGATCGAGCGCTATATGCTGGAGCACCCCGACCTGGTGACGCTGGACATGACCATGCGCGGCATGCACGGGCTGGATGTGCTAGCCCAGCTGCGCGCGCTCGACCCGGCGGCGCGCGTGCTGGTGGCCACCGCCGATATCCAGCGCTCGACCCGCGATATGGTGCATGCCGCAGGCGGCAGCGGCTTCCTCAGCAAGCCCTTCGAGGAGGAGCGGGTCCGCCGCGCAGTGGCGCAGATCCTGACGGGAGGACGGGCATGGAACTAA